Proteins encoded together in one Quercus lobata isolate SW786 chromosome 3, ValleyOak3.0 Primary Assembly, whole genome shotgun sequence window:
- the LOC115980889 gene encoding uncharacterized protein LOC115980889, which produces MSLCEWGIDGIFTLIVDNASSNLTTVKFLQRVTKDWKGTVLGNEYMHMRCCAHILNLIVGEGLKEIDASVAKVHEAVRTKEDSGGLGSPCMSDFQNCRAFVTFLRLFYNATKKFSGSLYVTSNAFYDEIFVIQEKVMVDKVKDFLYKLYNFYSSIHSPNVQEQSGSERTKLESNASDPKDVNFEILGWWRDNCSRYQVLSKVAKDLLAIPVSTVTFESAFSTRGRIFDPFRSSLSPLMVQNLVGSQNWLQATVPISHHQSRDDVEALEEDLLELVLNQQPTISAIANTSSSKGSTSGKRSLIIDE; this is translated from the exons ATGTCTTTGTGTGAGTGGGGTATTGATGGGATATTCACTTTGATAGTGGATAATGCTAGCTCAAATTTAACAACAGTTAAATTTTTGCAAAGGGTGACTAAAGATTGGAAGGGGACAGTTTTAGGAAATGAGTACATGCACATGAGGTGTTGTGCCCATATCCTAAATCTCATTGTGGGTGAGGGTTTGAAAGAGATTGATGCATCTGTTGCTAAGGTGCATGAAGCTGTGAG GACCAAGGAAGATAGTGGTGGTTTGGGATCTCCTTGTATGAGTGATTTCCAAAATTGTAGGGCATTTGTGACTTTCTTAAGGCTCTTTTATAATGCAACAAAAAAGTTCTCCGGTTCTTTGTATGTTACTTCAAATGCCTTTTATGATGAGATCTTTGTTATTCAAGAGA AAGTGATGGTTGATAAGGTGAAAGATTTTTTGTAtaagttgtataatttttacTCTTCTATTCATTCACCAAATGTGCAAGAACAAAGTGGGAGTGAGAGGACAAAATTGGAAAGTAATGCTAGTGATCC AAAGGATGTCAATTTTGAGATATTAGGGTGGTGGAGGGACAATTGTAGTAGGTACCAAGTGTTGTCTAAAGTGGCTAAGGATTTGCTGGCTATACCTGTTTCCACTGTTACATTTGAGTCAGCATTTAGCACCAGAGGCCGCATTTTTGATCCATTTCGAAGTTCACTCTCTCCTCTCATGGTTCAAAACCTTGTAggttcacaaaattggcttcaaGCCACAGTTCCAATTTCTCATCACCAGTCAAGGGATGATGTAGAGGCATTGGAGGAGGATTTACTTGAATTAG TTTTAAATCAACAACCAACAATAAGTGCAATAGCAAATACCAGTTCAAGCAAGGGTTCCACCTCTGGCAAACGATCCTTAATTATTGATGAATAA
- the LOC115980890 gene encoding uncharacterized protein LOC115980890 yields the protein MNTELLRVFTRQEVEVALKQMAPLKAPGLDESQSAFQSDKAISDNILVAFETLYRMKMKKLGKEGYMAMKLDMSKAYDRVEWIFLESLMFKLGFHEKWVGMVISTVKTISYSILVNGEPQGNIQPTRGIRQGDPLYPYLFMLCSEGPNGLLQKSVAAGDLRGFSLCKYVLQISYLFFADDSLIFCRAKMGDVQTIQAILSMYEKALGQKVNGLKTNLFFGKSVSDNTKNALKDFLGVPKIKEYEKYLGLSAICGKRRKIHWKKWETLYLSKSEGGMNFKELSKFNEAMLAKQVWRLIHDKESLFYRVFRAKFFPLGDIFSAQVKSGSYAWRSILSARKVVAARARWRICNGLTTRIYSDCWLRGAASGKISSQISDIPANAVVADLFEENSGWWNGVLIDQYFSPFEAQKIKSIPVCITPQEDILIWPKTRDGKYSVKTGYQLLREMENSELASSLDSGENKKFWTGIGVVVRNSLGEVLAALSEIIPLPLSIVVLETIAARRAVTFLQELGLGQFYL from the exons ATGAATACAGAGTTGCTGAGGGTTTTTACAAGGCAGGAAGTTGAAGTTGCCTTAAAGCAAATGGCACCCTTGAAGGCTCCGGGTCTAGATG AATCACAGAGTGCTTTCCAATCAGATAAAGCAATTTCGGATAATATCCTAGTTGCCTTTGAAACACTATACCgtatgaagatgaagaaattaGGCAAAGAGGGGTACATGGCTATGAAGTTGgatatgagtaaggcctatGATAGGGTAGAATGGATCTTCCTTGAGAGTTTAATGTTCAAGTTGGGCTTTCATGAAAAATGGGTAGGGATGGTGATTTCTACGGTGAAAACTATCTCTTATTCCATTCTAGTTAATGGCGAACCACAGGGGAATATTCAACCAACAAGAGGGATTAGGCAGGGAGATCCCTTATACCCCTACTTATTTATGCTTTGCTCTGAAGGACCTAATGGATTGCTCCAAAAATCTGTGGCTGCTGGTGATCTTAGAGGTTTCTCTTTATGTAAGTATGTCCTGCAAatctcttatctttttttcgCTGATGATAGTTTGATCTTTTGTCGAGCAAAGATGGGTGATGTGCAAACTATCCAAGCTATTTTATCTATGTATGAAAAGGCTTTAGGGCAGAAGGTGAATGGCCTAAAgacaaacttattttttgggAAGTCGGTTTCTGATAACACTAAAAATGCTTTGAAAGATTTCTTGGGTGTTCCAAAAATAAAGGAGTATGAAAAATACTTAGGACTTTCAGCAATT TGTGGCAAGAGGAGGAAGATCCATTGGAAGAAGTGGGAAACTCTTTATCTATCCAAGAGTGAAGGTGGGATGAACTTTAAAGAGTTAAGCAAATTCAATGAAGCCATGTTAGCAAAGCAAGTTTGGAGATTGATTCATGATAAGGAGTCCCTCTTCTATCGGGTGTTTAGGGCAAAGTTTTTCCCTTTAGGTGACATTTTTTCAGCTCAAGTCAAGTCGGGCTCCTACGCATGGCGCAGTATTTTGAGTGCTCGTAAAGTAGTGGCTGCAAGGGCCAGGTGGAGAATCTGTAATGGGCTTACTACCCGTATATATTCTGATTGTTGGCTGCGAGGTGCGGCTTCAGGTAAGATCTCTTCCCAAATCTCGGATATACCAGCAAATGCCGTTGTGGCTGACCTCTTTGAGGAAAATTCGGGTTGGTGGAATGGGGTGTTGATAGATCaatatttttctccttttgaaGCTCAGAAAATAAAGTCTATCCCTGTATGTATCACCCCTCAAGAAGACATTTTAATCTGGCCAAAGACAAGGGATGGGAAATATTCAGTTAAGACGGGCTACCAACTTCTTCGAGAAATGGAAAACAGTGAGCTGGCTTCGTCTTTAGACTCtggggaaaacaaaaaattctggACTG GTATCGGAGTCGTTGTTCGAAACTCCTTGGGTGAAGTTCTGGCAGCATTATCCGAGATCATCCCTCTGCCATTGTCTATTGTTGTTCTGGAAACAATTGCAGCGCGAAGAGCAGTCACCTTTCTTCAAGAGCTCGGCTTGGGGCAGTTCTATCTTTGA